From Quercus lobata isolate SW786 chromosome 1, ValleyOak3.0 Primary Assembly, whole genome shotgun sequence, one genomic window encodes:
- the LOC115980981 gene encoding DExH-box ATP-dependent RNA helicase DExH18, mitochondrial-like isoform X1 yields the protein MSLFRIYKLKAYPSSSARLRVLLLLSNHSFYGLLYDPLISQHYRFCPTASDVPNRPFSTSAFSSFHLLAPCKFPSQPLKFKASATLYANPFSSSSAPNGDDDHGVSSLTMVESESECDFDADVGKATVGLLHSLDDEGCSTVGDSTMVEFGNGVNEEGIVVDDSMVASYNNDDVGLERCEGHLNVASRDPVEVYRELRNAEKGVKQTRCDWEIMQQVFSYFGKSGWASNQALAIYIGMSFFPTAVQKFQNFFFKKCSADVFKYVVSLGPSDDAVKFLFPIFVEYCLEEFPDEIKRFRGMIESADLTKPHTWFPFARAMKRKIIYHCGPTNSGKTYNALQRFMEAKKGIYCSPLRLLAMEVFDKVNAHGVYCSLLTGQEKKYVPFSNHIACTVEMVSTDELYDVAVIDEIQVMADSCRGYAWTRALLGLKADEIHLCGDPSVLSIVRKICAETGDQLHEQHYDRFKPLVVEAKTLLGDLKKIRSGDCVVAFSRREIFEVKMAIEKRTNHRCCVIYGALPPETRRQQATLFNDQDNEFDVLVASDAVGMGLNLNIRRVIFYSLSKYNGDKIVPVPASQVKQIAGRAGRRGSCYPDGLTTTLHLEDLDYLIECLKQPFVEVRKVGLFPFFEQVELFAGQLPNVTFCHLLEKFGENCRLDGSYFLCRHDHIKKVANMLEKVQGLSLEDRFNFCFAPVNIRDPKAMYHLLRFASAYSQNVPVNIAMGMPKGSARNDSELLDLETKHQVLSMYMWLSNHFKEETFPYVKKAEAMATDIADLLGQSLTKANWKPESRQAGKPKPQRKEDCYERPRSLIKLYEKNVKRQCLTSL from the exons ATGTCCCTGTTTCGAATTTATAAACTTAAGGCAtacccttcttcttctgctAGGCTAAGGGTTCTGCTACTGCTATCCAACCATTCTTTTTATGGACTATTATATGACCCTTTGATTTCCCAGCATTACCGGTTTTGTCCCACTGCTTCAGATGTCCCAAACCGTCCATTTTCCACTTCTGCTTTCTCTTCGTTTCACTTATTAGCTCCTTGTAAATTTCCCTCACAACCTCTCAAATTTAAGGCCTCTGCCACCCTCTATGCAAATCCCTTTTCTTCTTCGTCGGCACCTAATGGTGATGATGATCATGGCGTGTCTAGTTTGACAATGGTTGAATCTGAATCTGAATGTGATTTCGATGCTGATGTTGGGAAAGCAACTGTTGGATTATTGCACAGTCTAGATGATGAGGGTTGTAGCACTGTTGGTGATTCAACCATGGTTGAATTTGGAAACGGTGTCAATGAAGAGGGTATTGTTGTTGATGATTCTATGGTGGCTAGttataataatgatgatgtgGGTTTGGAGAGGTGTGAGGGTCATTTGAATGTTGCCTCGCGGGATCCTGTTGAAGTGTATCGTGAGTTAAGAAATGCCGAGAAGGGTGTGAAGCAGACACGGTGTGATTGGGAGATAATGCAACAAGTGTTTAGTTATTTTGGGAAATCGGGTTGGGCGTCTAATCAGGCTCTTGCAATCTACATTGGGATGTCATTCTTTCCTACTGCAGTGCAAAAGTTCCAGaactttttcttcaagaaatGTTCTGCTGATGTTTTTAAGTATGTGGTGTCGCTTGGTCCATCCGATGATGCTGTCAAGTTCTTGTTTCCTATATTCGTGGAGTATTGTTTAGAGGAGTTTCCTGATGAGATTAAGCGGTTTCGGGGTATGATTGAGTCGGCAGACCTTACCAAGCCCCACACTTGGTTTCCATTTGCACGGGCTATGAAACGGAAGATAATATATCATTGTGGCCCAACCAATAGTGGTAAAACTTACAATGCTCTGCAACGGTTTATGGAGGCCAAGAAGGGTATCTATTGTAGTCCTCTCAGATTATTGGCTATGGAAGTCTTTGACAAGGTGAATGCACATGGGGTTTACTGTTCTCTACTTACAGGTCAAGAAAAGAAATATGTCCCTTTTTCAAACCATATTGCCTGTACTGTGGAAATGGTGTCGACGGATGAATTGTATGATGTGGCTGTTATTGATGAAATTCAGGTGATGGCAGACTCATGTAGGGGTTATGCTTGGACGCGGGCATTGCTTGGATTGAAGGCTGATGAGATACATTTATGTGGGGATCCGAGTGTTTTGAGTATTGTTCGAAAGATCTGTGCAGAAACTGGGGATCAGCTGCATGAACAACATTATGACAGGTTTAAGCCATTGGTGGTTGAAGCCAAGACCCTGTTGGGAGATCTTAAAAAAATTCGTTCTGGAGACTGCGTGGTTGCTTTTTCGAGGAGAGAGATATTTGAGGTTAAAATGGCAATTGAGAAACGCACCAATCACCGCTGTTGTGTAATTTATGGTGCTTTGCCACCAGAAACTCGTAGACAGCAAGCTACCTTATTCAATGATCAAGATAATGAATTTGATGTGCTTGTTGCTAGTGATGCTGTTGGAATGGGTTTGAATCTTAATATTAGAAGGGTTATTTTTTATAGCCTTTCGAAATACAATGGAGACAAGATTGTTCCAGTTCCAGCATCACAAGTGAAACAAATTGCTGGAAGAGCTGGCCGAAGAGGAAGCTGCTATCCAGACGGACTCACAACAACCTTGCATTTAGAAGATTTAGACTACTTGATTGAGTGTTTGAAGCAACCTTTTGTAGAAGTAAGGAAAGTAGGTCTCTTTCCATTCTTTGAACAGGTTGAACTATTTGCCGGGCAACTGCCCAATGTTACATTCTGCCATCTACTTGAAAAGTTTGGTGAAAATTGCCGTCTAGATGGGTCATACTTTCTGTGTCGACATGATCACATAAAGAAGGTTGCTAATATGTTGGAGAAGGTACAGGGATTATCTCTTGAAGATCgttttaacttttgttttgcCCCAGTTAATATAAGAGACCCAAAAGCAATGTACCATCTCCTTAGGTTTGCTTCAGCATACAGTCAGAATGTACCTGTCAATATTGCAATGGGCATGCCAAAGGGTTCTGCTCGAAATGATTCAGAGCTCTTGGATCTTGAGACTAAGCATCAAGTGTTGTCTATGTATATGTGGTTATCAAACCACTTCAAGGAGGAAACTTTTCCATATGTGAAGAAGGCTGAGGCAATGGCAACGGACATTGCTGACTTATTAGGTCAGTCTCTGACCAAAGCCAATTGGAAACCAGAATCAAGGCAGGCTGGGAAACCGAAGCCTCAACGGAAGGAAGATTGTTATGAGAGGCCAAGATCACTTATCAAATTATATGAGAA GAACGTCAAGCGGCAATGTTTGACAAGTTTGTGA
- the LOC115949755 gene encoding uncharacterized protein LOC115949755, translated as MCRAFPMTLKGPTRIWFSRLTPNSINTFKELSAQFTSHFIGGHRYKRSTACLMSIMQRKDETLRSYITHFNKEALSIDEADDKILVAAFTNGLRKGKFLFSLYNNDLKTMSDVLYRATKYMNAEDALLAREEKPRKRERQEDTRQDRGRKMARTGDQRDERRSRPPTGKFTSFMPLTTPINQVLM; from the coding sequence ATGTGTAGGGCTTTTCCTATGACGTTGAAGGGTCCGacaagaatttggttcagcaGATTAACGCCGAACTCCATCAACACTTTCAAGGAGTTGAGCGCCCAGTTCACCTCGCACTTTATTGGAGGACATAGGTACAAGAGGTCTACTGCGTGCTTAATGAGCATCATGCAGCGAAAAGATGAGACGCTGAGATCCTACATAACACATTTCAACAAGGAGGCCCTTTCAATTGATGAAGCGGATGATAAGATACTCGTAGCAGCATTCACTAACGGGTTAAggaagggtaagtttttgttttctttatacaatAACGACCTAAAAACCATGTCGGACGTGCTCTACAGAGCCACCAAATACATGAACGCGGAAGATGCATTGCTGGCCCGCGAGGAGAAGCCCAGAAAGAGGGAAAGGCAGGAGGACACACGACAAGATAGGGGGCGAAAGATGGCCAGAACTGGAGATCAACGAGATGAAAGACGCTCTAGACCCCCCACTGGGAAGTTCACGAGCTTCATGCCATTAACTACCCCGATAAATCAAGTCTTAATGTAG
- the LOC115980981 gene encoding DExH-box ATP-dependent RNA helicase DExH18, mitochondrial-like isoform X2, with product MSLFRIYKLKAYPSSSARLRVLLLLSNHSFYGLLYDPLISQHYRFCPTASDVPNRPFSTSAFSSFHLLAPCKFPSQPLKFKASATLYANPFSSSSAPNGDDDHGVSSLTMVESESECDFDADVGKATVGLLHSLDDEGCSTVGDSTMVEFGNGVNEEGIVVDDSMVASYNNDDVGLERCEGHLNVASRDPVEVYRELRNAEKGVKQTRCDWEIMQQVFSYFGKSGWASNQALAIYIGMSFFPTAVQKFQNFFFKKCSADVFKYVVSLGPSDDAVKFLFPIFVEYCLEEFPDEIKRFRGMIESADLTKPHTWFPFARAMKRKIIYHCGPTNSGKTYNALQRFMEAKKGIYCSPLRLLAMEVFDKVNAHGVYCSLLTGQEKKYVPFSNHIACTVEMVSTDELYDVAVIDEIQVMADSCRGYAWTRALLGLKADEIHLCGDPSVLSIVRKICAETGDQLHEQHYDRFKPLVVEAKTLLGDLKKIRSGDCVVAFSRREIFEVKMAIEKRTNHRCCVIYGALPPETRRQQATLFNDQDNEFDVLVASDAVGMGLNLNIRRVIFYSLSKYNGDKIVPVPASQVKQIAGRAGRRGSCYPDGLTTTLHLEDLDYLIECLKQPFVEVRKVGLFPFFEQVELFAGQLPNVTFCHLLEKFGENCRLDGSYFLCRHDHIKKVANMLEKVQGLSLEDRFNFCFAPVNIRDPKAMYHLLRFASAYSQNVPVNIAMGMPKGSARNDSELLDLETKHQVLSMYMWLSNHFKEETFPYVKKAEAMATDIADLLGQSLTKANWKPESRQAGKPKPQRKEDCYERPRSLIKLYEK from the exons ATGTCCCTGTTTCGAATTTATAAACTTAAGGCAtacccttcttcttctgctAGGCTAAGGGTTCTGCTACTGCTATCCAACCATTCTTTTTATGGACTATTATATGACCCTTTGATTTCCCAGCATTACCGGTTTTGTCCCACTGCTTCAGATGTCCCAAACCGTCCATTTTCCACTTCTGCTTTCTCTTCGTTTCACTTATTAGCTCCTTGTAAATTTCCCTCACAACCTCTCAAATTTAAGGCCTCTGCCACCCTCTATGCAAATCCCTTTTCTTCTTCGTCGGCACCTAATGGTGATGATGATCATGGCGTGTCTAGTTTGACAATGGTTGAATCTGAATCTGAATGTGATTTCGATGCTGATGTTGGGAAAGCAACTGTTGGATTATTGCACAGTCTAGATGATGAGGGTTGTAGCACTGTTGGTGATTCAACCATGGTTGAATTTGGAAACGGTGTCAATGAAGAGGGTATTGTTGTTGATGATTCTATGGTGGCTAGttataataatgatgatgtgGGTTTGGAGAGGTGTGAGGGTCATTTGAATGTTGCCTCGCGGGATCCTGTTGAAGTGTATCGTGAGTTAAGAAATGCCGAGAAGGGTGTGAAGCAGACACGGTGTGATTGGGAGATAATGCAACAAGTGTTTAGTTATTTTGGGAAATCGGGTTGGGCGTCTAATCAGGCTCTTGCAATCTACATTGGGATGTCATTCTTTCCTACTGCAGTGCAAAAGTTCCAGaactttttcttcaagaaatGTTCTGCTGATGTTTTTAAGTATGTGGTGTCGCTTGGTCCATCCGATGATGCTGTCAAGTTCTTGTTTCCTATATTCGTGGAGTATTGTTTAGAGGAGTTTCCTGATGAGATTAAGCGGTTTCGGGGTATGATTGAGTCGGCAGACCTTACCAAGCCCCACACTTGGTTTCCATTTGCACGGGCTATGAAACGGAAGATAATATATCATTGTGGCCCAACCAATAGTGGTAAAACTTACAATGCTCTGCAACGGTTTATGGAGGCCAAGAAGGGTATCTATTGTAGTCCTCTCAGATTATTGGCTATGGAAGTCTTTGACAAGGTGAATGCACATGGGGTTTACTGTTCTCTACTTACAGGTCAAGAAAAGAAATATGTCCCTTTTTCAAACCATATTGCCTGTACTGTGGAAATGGTGTCGACGGATGAATTGTATGATGTGGCTGTTATTGATGAAATTCAGGTGATGGCAGACTCATGTAGGGGTTATGCTTGGACGCGGGCATTGCTTGGATTGAAGGCTGATGAGATACATTTATGTGGGGATCCGAGTGTTTTGAGTATTGTTCGAAAGATCTGTGCAGAAACTGGGGATCAGCTGCATGAACAACATTATGACAGGTTTAAGCCATTGGTGGTTGAAGCCAAGACCCTGTTGGGAGATCTTAAAAAAATTCGTTCTGGAGACTGCGTGGTTGCTTTTTCGAGGAGAGAGATATTTGAGGTTAAAATGGCAATTGAGAAACGCACCAATCACCGCTGTTGTGTAATTTATGGTGCTTTGCCACCAGAAACTCGTAGACAGCAAGCTACCTTATTCAATGATCAAGATAATGAATTTGATGTGCTTGTTGCTAGTGATGCTGTTGGAATGGGTTTGAATCTTAATATTAGAAGGGTTATTTTTTATAGCCTTTCGAAATACAATGGAGACAAGATTGTTCCAGTTCCAGCATCACAAGTGAAACAAATTGCTGGAAGAGCTGGCCGAAGAGGAAGCTGCTATCCAGACGGACTCACAACAACCTTGCATTTAGAAGATTTAGACTACTTGATTGAGTGTTTGAAGCAACCTTTTGTAGAAGTAAGGAAAGTAGGTCTCTTTCCATTCTTTGAACAGGTTGAACTATTTGCCGGGCAACTGCCCAATGTTACATTCTGCCATCTACTTGAAAAGTTTGGTGAAAATTGCCGTCTAGATGGGTCATACTTTCTGTGTCGACATGATCACATAAAGAAGGTTGCTAATATGTTGGAGAAGGTACAGGGATTATCTCTTGAAGATCgttttaacttttgttttgcCCCAGTTAATATAAGAGACCCAAAAGCAATGTACCATCTCCTTAGGTTTGCTTCAGCATACAGTCAGAATGTACCTGTCAATATTGCAATGGGCATGCCAAAGGGTTCTGCTCGAAATGATTCAGAGCTCTTGGATCTTGAGACTAAGCATCAAGTGTTGTCTATGTATATGTGGTTATCAAACCACTTCAAGGAGGAAACTTTTCCATATGTGAAGAAGGCTGAGGCAATGGCAACGGACATTGCTGACTTATTAGGTCAGTCTCTGACCAAAGCCAATTGGAAACCAGAATCAAGGCAGGCTGGGAAACCGAAGCCTCAACGGAAGGAAGATTGTTATGAGAGGCCAAGATCACTTATCAAATTATATGAGAA GTAA